Proteins from a genomic interval of Lactococcus protaetiae:
- the proC gene encoding pyrroline-5-carboxylate reductase — MKTIGFIGVGKMATAIISGIDKTKFNILISGRDLTKTEEQARSLKVSSVANHTELVKNSDLVILSVKPQILPSVMTGLVSTLTRDKTLISIAAGLTLADLKHLSQSENQPIIRVMPNINAQIGKSTSAIVKNEFVNDEDYIVAQSIFESVGTVHEVAEKDFSTFTALAGSSPAYIYMFIDALSRAGVLHGIPKETATKIVAETVQASAEMILQSGENPWSLVDKVSSPAGTTVAGVVSLEQNRFVGNVIDAITATIEREKQLN; from the coding sequence ATGAAAACTATCGGATTTATCGGTGTTGGTAAAATGGCAACTGCTATCATCTCTGGCATTGACAAAACAAAATTTAACATTCTCATCTCAGGACGTGATTTGACAAAAACAGAAGAACAGGCACGCAGTCTAAAAGTTAGTTCTGTTGCGAATCACACTGAACTTGTCAAAAATTCAGACCTTGTCATTCTTTCCGTCAAACCTCAAATTCTTCCGTCAGTAATGACAGGACTTGTCAGTACGCTGACAAGAGATAAAACTCTAATCTCTATTGCAGCTGGTCTGACTTTAGCTGATTTAAAACATCTCTCTCAATCTGAAAATCAGCCGATTATCCGTGTTATGCCAAACATTAACGCTCAAATTGGAAAATCAACCTCTGCCATTGTTAAAAATGAATTCGTAAATGATGAGGACTATATCGTAGCTCAATCAATTTTTGAATCTGTTGGTACCGTCCACGAAGTCGCAGAGAAAGACTTTTCAACTTTCACTGCACTAGCAGGGTCAAGTCCAGCTTACATTTATATGTTTATTGATGCTTTGAGTCGAGCAGGCGTTTTACACGGTATTCCTAAAGAAACCGCCACAAAAATAGTCGCAGAAACTGTCCAAGCCTCCGCTGAAATGATTTTACAAAGTGGTGAAAATCCTTGGAGTCTTGTTGATAAAGTTTCAAGTCCAGCGGGTACAACTGTGGCTGGCGTTGTCAGTCTTGAGCAAAATCGTTTTGTTGGAAATGTCATTGATGCAATTACCGCAACCATTGAGCGCGAAAAACAATTAAACTAA
- the rpsO gene encoding 30S ribosomal protein S15, translating into MAISKEKKQEIITQYARKEGDTGSPEVQIAVLTWEINHLNDHIKTHKKDHATYRGLMKKIGHRRNLLGYLREKDVQRYRELIASLGLRR; encoded by the coding sequence ATGGCAATTTCAAAAGAAAAAAAACAAGAAATTATCACTCAATACGCTCGTAAAGAAGGCGATACTGGTTCACCAGAAGTACAAATCGCTGTATTGACTTGGGAAATCAACCACCTTAACGACCACATCAAAACTCACAAAAAAGACCACGCAACTTATCGTGGTTTGATGAAAAAAATTGGTCACCGTCGTAATCTTCTTGGTTACCTCCGTGAAAAAGATGTTCAACGTTACCGTGAACTTATCGCTTCATTGGGACTTCGTCGTTAA